The following nucleotide sequence is from Burkholderia gladioli.
CGCGCGGCGCGAGATGCCCCACCATTGGCGTCCCTTCTCCGGCCAGATGCCGGGGCTCACCAGCCGCCCCTTCTCGTTGCCCACGCCGATCGCCACATAGGCATAGCGATCGTTGACGGCGATCGCGCTGCCGCCGGCATTGCCCCAGCCGTGCGTGCCGCCCGCGAAGCCGAGCATCTTGCCGTCCTGGTAGACGCTGGCCTCGGCGCCGCTCTCGTCCCAGGGCGCGTTCGTATAGACCTTGCCTTGCGGCGTCACGGCGATCGCGCGGATATCGATCTGCGTCCAGCTGCCGTCGCCGTAACCATAGGTATTGCCGATCCACGAGGTGGTGGCATCGAGCACGGTTTCGGCCGGCGCGCGGCCGGGCAGGCAGACGAAGGAAATCAGGACGGCGAGGACGATCAGTAGCGGACGTCGCAATGCGGCTCTCCGGAATGGGCTGGCGGGCGGTGATGAACGGCGCTTCCGTGCCCGCGGGGAGGGGGTGGCGCGCATCAGGTGAAATGCCCGGCGCGGCGCCTGCCGAGCACCGCCATGCACCTGGATGCGGCACCGCGTCAGGCCTGCCCGCAGGTACGGTGCGACGCAGGTTACAAGCGAAAATAATCACAAGAAAATCCGAATAATTTCCGCGGCGCCGTAAATGTTTCAATCTCTCATCGGTCGCGTCGGGATTCGGTATTTACGAGTCGATATCGATGCGGCGCGGCAAGATCGACCGGGCATTCGTGCATCGCGTCGTAACATGTACCGGGCACGCAGCCCGCTGCACCGGGGATCGGAAGGCGCGCCGCTGTTTTATTCAGCAGTACCGGATGATGCAGGGATCCATTCCACAAAAAAATCGTTCAGCCATCCGCAATGGCTCGATGGATTTTTTGCCGATTTCTTTTCCCTAGAATTCGGCTCGAATCGACCCGCAAACTTTTACCGACGGAAAGCTTGCGCGTTTCGGCGCTCCGGCCGCGGCACATGGAGAGCCGGCGCAGGCGCCGTCAGGCTCGCCCTTCCGGACACGATGACGATCGACACTCCCGCTTCCGCGCCCTCGCCCCATTCCGGCCGTATCGTCCAGCTCGACGGCCTGCGCGCCATCGCCGTGATGGCCGTGTTCCTGCAGCATGCGCTCAAGGCGCCGCTCTGGATGGGCGTGGACCTGTTCTTCGTGCTGAGCGGTCTGCTGATCACCGGCATCCTGCTCGACCGCAAGGCGCGCGGGCTGCCGCTGTTCCGCCATTTCTACGTGCGCCGCGCGCGCCGCATCCTGCCGCCCTACGCGCTGCTGCTGGTGGTCTCCACCCTGTTGTTCGGCGCCGGCTGGCTCGCGCACTGGCCCTGGTACGCGTTCTTCTCGACCAATATCGGCTTGTCGCTCGGCAGCATCGGCCACGAGAGCCTCAACGTGCTGTGGTCGCTGGCCGTGGAGGAGCAGTTCTACATCTTCTGGCCCTTCGTGGTGCTGCTGTGTCCCGAGCGGGCGCTGGCCTGGGTGGCCGCCGCCCTGGTGGTCGCCGCGCCGCTGCTGCGAGCGATCGCCACGCCCTGGTTCGATTCGTTCTGGCCGATCTACTACCTCACGCCATTCCGCATGGACCTGCTGGCGGCCGGCGCGCTGCTGGCCGTGCTGCTGCGCCGCGACCGCCGCGCGCTCGAGCCCTATACCGGCCTGGCGGTGGCCGGCGCCTGCATCGCGCTGGCGCTGCTGGCCTGGCTGCATCTGTCCAACCCGCGTTTTCGCGCCGCCAATACGCCGCTCTCGAATGCCGCCCTCTACAGCATCTCGCTGCTGCTCTGCACCTCGATCGTGGTGATCGCGCTGCGCGGCCGCGGCCTGGTGCAGCGCGTGCTGACGCATCCGGTGCTGGTCTATGTGGGCACCATCAGCTACACGGTCTACCTGGTCCACCTCAGCGTGCTCTATGCGCTCTGGCCCTGGCACCTGAACCGCTACCTGACGGCCGTGCTCGCGCTCGCGATCACGCTCGCCTACGCCAGCTTCACCTGGTTCGCGTTCGAACGGCGGCTCACGCGCGGTCCCACGCGGCCGGTGATCGTCGCGGCGCCGCGCCCGACCGCCTGACTCCCTTCACTAGTTCATTCCGGAAACATTCATGAGCCAAGCACGTACCGCCATCGTCACGGGTATCACCGGCCAGGACGGCGCCTATCTGACGAAACTGCTGCTCGACAAGGGCTATCGCGTGACCGGCACCTATCGGCGCACCAGTTCCACCAACTTCTGGCGCATCGCCGAACTCGGGGTCGAACAGCACCCGAACCTGAGCCTGGCCGAGCACGACCTGACCGATCTCGGCTCGACCCTGCGCCTGCTCGAACGCACGCGTCCGGACGAGCTGTACAACCTGGCCGCGCAGAGCTTCGTCGGCGTATCTTTCGACCAGCCGATCACCACCGCCGAGGTCACCGGCATCGGCGCGCTGAACCTGCTCGAGGCGATCCGCATCGTCAGCCCGAAGACGCGCTTCTACCAGGCCTCGACCTCGGAGATGTTCGGCAAGGTGCAGGCGATCCCGCAAGTCGAGTCAACGCCCTTCTATCCGCGCAGCCCCTATGGCGTGGCCAAGCTCTACGCGCACTGGATGACGGTCAACTACCGCGAGTCCTATGGCCTGTTCGGCTCCAGCGGCATCCTGTTCAACCACGAATCGCCGCTGCGCGGCCGCGAGTTCGTCACGCGCAAGATCACCGACACGGTCGCCAAGATCAAGCTCGGCAAGGCGCCGCGTCTCGAACTCGGCAATCTCGACGCGAAACGCGACTGGGGCTTCGCCCAGGAATACGTGGAAGGCATGTGGCGCATGCTGCAGGCCGACGAGCCCGATACCTTCGTGCTGGCCACCAATCGCACCGAGACGGTTCGCGACTTCGTGCGGATGGCCTTCGCCGCGGCCGGCTACCAGCTCGAATGGACCGGCAAGGACGAGCAGGAACGCGGGCTCGACGCCGCCACCGGCAAGGTGCTGGTGCAGATCAATCCGCGCTTCTACCGGCCGGCCGAGGTGGACCTGCTGATCGGCTGCGCCGACAAGGCGAAGGAGAAGCTGGGCTGGCAGCCGCAAACGACGCTCGAGCAGTTGTGCAATATGATGGTGGAGGCCGACATCACGCGTAACCAACACCATGACACCTTCTGATTCACCGGGCCGCCGCCGCGCGCTCGTCACCGGCCTGGCCGGCTTCACCGGCCGCTACGTGGCCGAGGCGCTGGAGGCGGCCGGCTACGAGGTTTGGGGCACGGTCTCGCCCGAAGCCGCGCCGCCCGCCGACCCGGCTCTGGCACGCGCCAGGCTGCTGCAGGCCGACCTGCTCGATCCCGACGCGCTGCGCGAGGCGGTGGCCGAGGCGCGGCCCGACGCGGTGATCCATCTCGCCGCGCTGGCGCACGTGGCCGACAACGACCCGAGCGATCTCTACCTGGTCAACGTGGTCGGCACGCGCAACCTGCTGGCCGCGCTCGATACGCTCGACGCCAGGCCGCGCTGCGTGCTGCTGGCGAGCAGCGCGAACATCTACGGCAACGCACGCGTCGAATCGATCGACGAGAGCGTGCCGCCCGATCCCGCCAACGACTACGCCGTCAGCAAGCTGGCGATGGAATACGCGGCGCGGCTGTGGTCGGAACGCCTGCCGATCGTGATCGCGCGGCCCTTCAACTACACCGGCGTGGGCCAGCGCGAGAACTTCCTGCTGCCCAAGCTGGTGGCCCATTACGCGAGCCATGCGCCGCGTATCTCGCTCGGCAATCTCGACGTCAGCCGCGATTTCTCCGACGTGCGCGACGTGGCCGCCGCCTATGTGCGGCTGGTCGAGGCCGCGCCGATCGGCGAGACCTTCAATGTCTGCTCGGAACGCGCCTGTTCGCTCAAGGAAGTGCTGGCGATGCTGGCGCGCATCGCCGGCTACGTGATCGACGTGACGGTGGATCCGCGCTTCGTGCGCGGCAACGAGGTGAAGATCCTGAAGGGTTCGCGCGCGAAGCTGCGCGAGCGCATCGGCGAACTGCCGGTCACGCCGCTGGAGGAAACGCTGCGCTGGATGATGAAGGCGGCGCGCGCCGCCGAGGGCGCGGCCTCGGCCTGACCCGCGGCCCGGCGAGACCATGAGAAACGGGGCCGGGCTTACGCGCCGGCCCCGCTCGATTCGATCACGCCCGGTTCGCTCAGCTATCCAGCCCGCGCGCCAGGTCGCGACGCAGGTCCTCGGCGCTCTCCAGCCCGACCGCGAGCCGGATCAGGCCTTCGGAAATCCCCGCCGCCGCGCGCGCCTCGGGCGTGATGCGCGAGTGCGTGGTGGTGGCCGGGTGGGTGATGGTGGTGCGCGTATCGCCCAGGTTGGCCGTGATCGACGCCACGCGGGTATTGTCGATCACGCGCCAGGCATTGGCACGCTGAGCTTCCGGCGTGTCCCCCTTGAGCTCGAACGAGACCACCGCCCCGCCCGCCTTCTGCTGGCGCTTGGCGATCTCGTACTGCGGATGCGACGCCAGCCCGGGGTAGAACACGCGCTTGACGGCCGGATGCTGCTCCAGCCAGCGCGCGATCTCCAGCGCGTTCGCCGATTGCCGCTCGACGCGCAGCGACAGCGTTTCCATGCCCTTGAGCAGCACCCAGGCGTTGAAGGCCGACAGCGTCGGCCCGGCGCTGCGCACGAACGGGAACACCTTGCCCGTGATGAATTCCTTCGAGCCCACCAGCGCGCCGCCCAGCACGCGGCCCTGGCCGTCGAGGAACTTGGTGGCCGAGTGCATCACCACGTCGGCACCGAGCTTGAGCGGCTGCTGCAGCGCCGGGCTGCAGAAACAGTTGTCGACCACGAACAGCGCCTTCGCCTCCTTGGCGACGGTCGCGATCGCGGCGATGTCGGCCAGCTCGGTGAGCGGGTTCGAGGGCGTCTCGAGGAAGAACATCTTGGTTTCGGGACGCACCGCCTCGCGCCAGGCGTTCAGGTCGGTCGGATCGACGAAGGTGGTCGTGATGCCGAACTTGCTGAAGATCTGCGAGAACATGCCCAGCGTCGAGCCGAACAGGCTGCGCGAGCTGACCAAGTGGTCGCCCGCCTGCAGCGCCGACATCACCACCGACATGATCGCCGCCATCCCCGAAGCCGTCGCGATGCAGGCCTCGCCGCCCTCCAGCGCCGCCAGGCGATCCTGGAACATCGTCACGGTGGGGTTGGTGAAGCGCGAATACGTGTAGTTGTCCTCGGAGTTCGCGAAGCGCGTGGCAGCGTCCTGGGCGCTCGTGAAGCAGAAGCTGGAGGTCAGGAACAGCGCTTCCGAATGTTCGTTGTATTCGCTGCGCAGCGTGCCCGCGCGCACCGCGAGGGTTTCGAGGCTGAGAGAGTCGTCCATGTCTGATTTATCCGGGTTCCTGCGCGCCGCGTCAGGGGCGCGCCACTGAAGGCCGCAAGGCCAACGAAAAAGCCCGCGACGCGTCGGCATCAGCGGGCTTCAGTGCGGTACCACAGCCTGGACTCCAGCCGGCGGTGCCGGCCTTCGCTTTAGCTGTTTCGGGGCGATTGCCCCACGTCCGCAAGCTGAATCAAATCGACGCAAGGCGCATCGTAACACGCGAGCGCGAAACGATGCACGCCGGCGCTCATTCGACCGACAGCTGCAGGTTCATCTGCGAGCGCGAGGACTCGCCGTTCTGGTCCCGGTCGAGCTGCGAGGCGGGCGCCAGGCGCGCGCGCTCCAGCGAATCGAGGTACTCGGCGCTGACGTTGCCGGTGATGTAGTTGCCGTCGAAGCAGGACGCCTCGAAATTGTGGATCTCCGGGTTGATGTCGCGCACCGCGCGGCGCAGGTCGTCGACGTCCTGGTAGATCAGGTAGTCGGCGCCGATGATCTTGGCCACCTCTTCGTCCGAGCGGCCGTGCGCGACCAGCTCGTTGCGCGTCGGCATGTCGATCCCGTAGACGTTCGGGAACTTCACCGGCGGCGCGGCCGAGGCGAAGATCACCGACTTCGCGCCGGCATCGCGCGCCATCTGGACGATCTCGTGCGAGGTGGTGCCGCGCACGATGGAGTCGTCGACGATCAGCACGTTCTTGTCCTTGAACTCGATGCTCATGGCATTGAGCTTCTGGCGCACCGACTTCTTGCGCACCGCCTGCCCCGGCATGATGAAGGTGCGGCCGACGTAGCGGTTCTTGAAGAAGCCCTCGCGATACTCCACGCCGAGCTTGTTGGCCACCTGCATGGCGGCCGGGCGCGAGGAATCGGGAATCGGCATCACCACGTCGATCTTGACGTCCTTGAGCTCGCGCTTGATCTTCTCGGCGAGGTAGTCGCCCATGCGCAGGCGCACGTTGTAGACCGGCACGCCGTCGAGGCAGGAATCGGGACGCGCGAGATAGACCCACTCGAACATGCAGGGGTTCAGGCTCGGGTTCTCGGCGCACTGCTGGCTGTGGAAGCTGCCGTCCTGGCCGATGAAGATCGCCTCGCCCGGCGCCACGTCGCGCACGAACTCGAAGCCGATGCCTTCCACCGCCACCGATTCGGAAGCCAGCATCCATTCGACGCCCTGCTCGGTTTCCTGCTTGCCGATGCACAGCGGGCGGATGCCGAACGGGTCGCGGAAGGCGACCATGCCGTAGCCGGCGATCTGCGAGACGATCGCGTACGACCCCTGGGCGCGGCGATGCACGCCCGAGACGGCCTTGAACACCGCGGACGGGTCGAGCTCGAGGCCGGTGGTGGCGAGCTGCAGCTCGTGCGCGAACACGTTGAGCAGCACTTCGCTGTCGGAGTTGGTGTTGATGTGGCGGCGGTCGATCCGGAACATCTCGTCCTTGAGCTGTTCCATGTTCGTCAGGTTGCCGTTGTGCGCGAGCACGATGCCGAACGGCGCGTTGACGTAGAACGGCTGCGCCTCGGCCTCGCTCGAGGCCGAGCCGGCCGTCGGGTAGCGCACCTGGCCGATGCCCGCGGTACCCGGCAGGCTGCGCATGTTGCGGGTGCGGAACACGTCGCGCACCATGCCGTTGGCCTTGTACATGTGGAAGTTGCTGCCGTCCGCGGTCACGATGCCGGCTGCGTCCTGGCCGCGATGCTGCAGCAGCAGCAGGCTGTCATAGATGAGCTGGTTGACCGGGGAGTGAGAGATAAAACCTACGATGCCGCACATGGCATGGTCCTTCAAGGATACAAAAACGGTTTCGGCCGCTGCGCAATCAGATGTGGATATACGCAGCCAGCCCGTCGGGCAGGAACGGCTTCAGATCGCGCACGCCCTGCTCGGCGAAGGGACGCAACAGCCCGTTGCGCCAGAAATCCTGTTTCGGCAGTTCGGTCAGCCCGGCCGCAGCCACCAGCAGCAAGACCAGCAGCACGCCGCGCAGCAGCCCGAACAGCAGCCCCAGCGAGCGGTCCACGCCGCCCAGGCCGGTGGCCTGCGCCAGGCGCGACAGCAGCGCATTGGCCACGCCGGCGACCAGCACCACGCCGATCACGATCGCCCCGAAGGCGATCACCCACTGGGTCAGCGCCCCGCCCGGCCAGGTGGACGGAATATAGGGCAGCACGACGCCGACATAACGGCAGGCCACGAAAAACGCCACCAGCCAGCCGATCAGCCCGAAGATCTCGGAGACGAAGCCGCGCCACGCGCCGCGCAAGGCCGACAGACCGATCACCGCCAGCACGGCGTAGTCGAACGCGGTCAGCATCGGCGCTTACTGGGTCAGGCCCGCGTCGCGCACCTTCGCGATCGCGGCCGAGGCGGCCGCGCGGTCGGCGAACGGGCCCGCACGCAGCAGTGTAGTCGCGCTGCCGTCGGCCTGCTTGCGATGTTCGACATATGCGGGCACTCCCGCCGCTTTCAACTTGTCCGCCCAGCCGCGCGCGGTGGCCTCGTCCGGGAACGAACCCAGCTGGACCGCGAAGCGCGCGCCGGCGGGCTGCGAGGGCGAGGCGCCGTTCGCGGCGGCCGCGCGCGCGGGCGGCTGCGCCGCCGCAGCGGCGGGCTTGGGCGCGGGCACGGCGGGCTTGGCCGCGGCCTGCTGCGAGGCTTGCTGGGCAGCCTGTTGCTGAGCCGGCCTGGGCGGTGCCACGTCGGCCTTGCTGTCGGAGGAATCGGGGGAAGTGGCG
It contains:
- the purF gene encoding amidophosphoribosyltransferase, which encodes MCGIVGFISHSPVNQLIYDSLLLLQHRGQDAAGIVTADGSNFHMYKANGMVRDVFRTRNMRSLPGTAGIGQVRYPTAGSASSEAEAQPFYVNAPFGIVLAHNGNLTNMEQLKDEMFRIDRRHINTNSDSEVLLNVFAHELQLATTGLELDPSAVFKAVSGVHRRAQGSYAIVSQIAGYGMVAFRDPFGIRPLCIGKQETEQGVEWMLASESVAVEGIGFEFVRDVAPGEAIFIGQDGSFHSQQCAENPSLNPCMFEWVYLARPDSCLDGVPVYNVRLRMGDYLAEKIKRELKDVKIDVVMPIPDSSRPAAMQVANKLGVEYREGFFKNRYVGRTFIMPGQAVRKKSVRQKLNAMSIEFKDKNVLIVDDSIVRGTTSHEIVQMARDAGAKSVIFASAAPPVKFPNVYGIDMPTRNELVAHGRSDEEVAKIIGADYLIYQDVDDLRRAVRDINPEIHNFEASCFDGNYITGNVSAEYLDSLERARLAPASQLDRDQNGESSRSQMNLQLSVE
- a CDS encoding O-succinylhomoserine sulfhydrylase, which encodes MDDSLSLETLAVRAGTLRSEYNEHSEALFLTSSFCFTSAQDAATRFANSEDNYTYSRFTNPTVTMFQDRLAALEGGEACIATASGMAAIMSVVMSALQAGDHLVSSRSLFGSTLGMFSQIFSKFGITTTFVDPTDLNAWREAVRPETKMFFLETPSNPLTELADIAAIATVAKEAKALFVVDNCFCSPALQQPLKLGADVVMHSATKFLDGQGRVLGGALVGSKEFITGKVFPFVRSAGPTLSAFNAWVLLKGMETLSLRVERQSANALEIARWLEQHPAVKRVFYPGLASHPQYEIAKRQQKAGGAVVSFELKGDTPEAQRANAWRVIDNTRVASITANLGDTRTTITHPATTTHSRITPEARAAAGISEGLIRLAVGLESAEDLRRDLARGLDS
- a CDS encoding CvpA family protein, producing the protein MLTAFDYAVLAVIGLSALRGAWRGFVSEIFGLIGWLVAFFVACRYVGVVLPYIPSTWPGGALTQWVIAFGAIVIGVVLVAGVANALLSRLAQATGLGGVDRSLGLLFGLLRGVLLVLLLVAAAGLTELPKQDFWRNGLLRPFAEQGVRDLKPFLPDGLAAYIHI
- the gmd gene encoding GDP-mannose 4,6-dehydratase codes for the protein MSQARTAIVTGITGQDGAYLTKLLLDKGYRVTGTYRRTSSTNFWRIAELGVEQHPNLSLAEHDLTDLGSTLRLLERTRPDELYNLAAQSFVGVSFDQPITTAEVTGIGALNLLEAIRIVSPKTRFYQASTSEMFGKVQAIPQVESTPFYPRSPYGVAKLYAHWMTVNYRESYGLFGSSGILFNHESPLRGREFVTRKITDTVAKIKLGKAPRLELGNLDAKRDWGFAQEYVEGMWRMLQADEPDTFVLATNRTETVRDFVRMAFAAAGYQLEWTGKDEQERGLDAATGKVLVQINPRFYRPAEVDLLIGCADKAKEKLGWQPQTTLEQLCNMMVEADITRNQHHDTF
- a CDS encoding NAD-dependent epimerase/dehydratase family protein, whose product is MTPSDSPGRRRALVTGLAGFTGRYVAEALEAAGYEVWGTVSPEAAPPADPALARARLLQADLLDPDALREAVAEARPDAVIHLAALAHVADNDPSDLYLVNVVGTRNLLAALDTLDARPRCVLLASSANIYGNARVESIDESVPPDPANDYAVSKLAMEYAARLWSERLPIVIARPFNYTGVGQRENFLLPKLVAHYASHAPRISLGNLDVSRDFSDVRDVAAAYVRLVEAAPIGETFNVCSERACSLKEVLAMLARIAGYVIDVTVDPRFVRGNEVKILKGSRAKLRERIGELPVTPLEETLRWMMKAARAAEGAASA
- a CDS encoding acyltransferase family protein encodes the protein MTIDTPASAPSPHSGRIVQLDGLRAIAVMAVFLQHALKAPLWMGVDLFFVLSGLLITGILLDRKARGLPLFRHFYVRRARRILPPYALLLVVSTLLFGAGWLAHWPWYAFFSTNIGLSLGSIGHESLNVLWSLAVEEQFYIFWPFVVLLCPERALAWVAAALVVAAPLLRAIATPWFDSFWPIYYLTPFRMDLLAAGALLAVLLRRDRRALEPYTGLAVAGACIALALLAWLHLSNPRFRAANTPLSNAALYSISLLLCTSIVVIALRGRGLVQRVLTHPVLVYVGTISYTVYLVHLSVLYALWPWHLNRYLTAVLALAITLAYASFTWFAFERRLTRGPTRPVIVAAPRPTA
- a CDS encoding SPOR domain-containing protein; this translates as MGIFSFGKKKDDDAPSRRGSKSGSRAVRSERVERRTTRRAERPSDAMMLDPTLPEKQRARRRLVGAIALVVAAVIVLPMILDSHPKPVTDDIAIDIPNKPAHAAPSRDEDPIDTQAGVAHDEPPASGAADDTQTAQSATSPDSSDSKADVAPPRPAQQQAAQQASQQAAAKPAVPAPKPAAAAAQPPARAAAANGASPSQPAGARFAVQLGSFPDEATARGWADKLKAAGVPAYVEHRKQADGSATTLLRAGPFADRAAASAAIAKVRDAGLTQ